In one window of Shewanella goraebulensis DNA:
- a CDS encoding winged helix-turn-helix domain-containing protein codes for MATPPSTHRVLLVEDDIRLANLIVDYLKSHDMHVEVERRGDTVLTRLISYKPDIILLDIMLPGLDGLSLCEKLPDYFAGPILLMSALGSPEDQIKGLELGADDYVVKPVDPSLLVARINNLLRRQAQPSKPESHCLSFGKLSIDPHTQAIRLGNTEVDLTSHEFELLWLLASQAGQVLSRQYIYQYLLNIDFDGKDRKIDVRISRLRKKLGDSIETPFRIKTVWGQGYLFAPEAWNN; via the coding sequence ATGGCTACCCCCCCATCAACTCATAGAGTTTTGTTGGTCGAAGATGACATTCGTCTTGCCAACTTAATTGTGGACTACCTTAAGTCACACGATATGCACGTTGAAGTCGAACGACGTGGCGATACCGTTTTAACACGATTAATTAGTTACAAGCCTGACATCATCTTACTTGATATCATGCTACCTGGACTTGATGGATTAAGCCTGTGTGAAAAATTACCTGACTATTTTGCAGGTCCAATTTTATTAATGAGCGCTTTAGGTTCTCCTGAAGATCAAATCAAAGGCTTAGAGTTAGGTGCTGATGATTACGTAGTTAAGCCAGTAGATCCTAGCTTATTAGTCGCTCGTATCAATAATTTACTACGTCGTCAGGCTCAACCTTCAAAACCTGAGTCTCACTGCTTAAGCTTTGGTAAATTAAGCATCGATCCACACACTCAAGCAATTCGCTTAGGTAATACAGAGGTCGACCTTACAAGCCACGAGTTTGAATTATTGTGGTTATTAGCATCACAAGCTGGACAAGTGTTAAGCCGCCAATATATATATCAATACCTGCTTAACATCGATTTTGATGGTAAAGATAGAAAAATTGATGTGCGTATTTCTCGCTTACGTAAAAAATTAGGCGATAGCATCGAAACACCATTCAGAATTAAAACTGTTTGGGGACAAGGTTACTTATTCGCGCCGGAAGCGTGGAATAATTAA
- a CDS encoding MipA/OmpV family protein, whose protein sequence is MYRIFVVFLVLFLLITPVMADEPCQENGDCVVVGEWDISIAFGYGNKTNPITDYDDIPLYVIPSIAYYGESWFFDNFNFGYTLTEQESFTINLATSYSDERAFFYRWDPSNIFLPQSANVDAHTDLPTIGGFGIQDVSQPIVLNELESRNFTVYGGAELFWYGKFGVLKLAAAHDLLNVHNGQEVNVSWNYSLAISDWRFDFTLKSEWKSSEVIDYYYGVRASENAYWSEEYQPDSGWSSAVELTTRYSLSARWDLLIAARYTQLADEIIDSPIINEDYSSSYFVGAAYRF, encoded by the coding sequence ATGTATCGAATTTTTGTCGTCTTTTTAGTGTTATTTTTACTCATTACACCTGTAATGGCAGACGAGCCTTGCCAAGAGAATGGCGATTGCGTTGTCGTCGGAGAATGGGATATCAGTATCGCTTTCGGCTACGGCAACAAAACCAACCCCATTACTGACTATGACGATATCCCTCTTTATGTAATCCCATCAATAGCTTATTACGGTGAAAGCTGGTTTTTTGATAATTTCAATTTTGGTTACACTTTAACCGAACAAGAGAGTTTTACGATAAATCTAGCGACAAGTTACAGCGACGAGCGTGCTTTTTTCTATCGCTGGGATCCATCTAATATTTTCTTGCCACAATCGGCAAATGTTGACGCTCACACTGACCTACCTACTATTGGGGGGTTCGGAATACAAGACGTTAGCCAACCTATTGTTTTAAATGAACTTGAAAGTAGAAACTTCACCGTATATGGTGGTGCAGAGCTTTTCTGGTATGGCAAGTTTGGTGTTCTAAAACTTGCCGCTGCCCATGACTTATTAAACGTCCACAATGGACAAGAAGTGAATGTTAGTTGGAACTATTCGCTCGCGATCAGTGATTGGCGCTTTGATTTCACCTTAAAATCAGAGTGGAAAAGTTCAGAAGTTATTGATTATTACTATGGTGTTCGAGCCAGTGAAAATGCATACTGGAGCGAAGAATATCAACCAGATTCAGGTTGGAGTAGTGCAGTAGAACTCACGACGCGTTACAGCCTTTCGGCACGTTGGGACCTATTAATTGCTGCACGTTACACTCAATTAGCTGATGAAATTATCGACAGCCCAATTATTAATGAAGATTATTCTAGCTCCTATTTCGTTGGAGCTGCATATAGGTTCTAA
- a CDS encoding YcxB family protein encodes MSASNTSPSSKTDNLTDIGFSFSKEYILDKSHFAETFDQSVVISHSPKRYVKAAVFIVAGFLMTQTDVTPYLAYFFIGLGAVEGLQVRFNRAWWLMRQLISKSANNPVTITINEQGIHSKSAYIDHLLKWTEIYRGQETEQGFLLTTEKLKHYVSKRCLNEAAIEFIKLKVN; translated from the coding sequence ATGTCTGCTAGCAATACAAGCCCTTCATCAAAAACCGATAACTTAACTGATATCGGTTTTAGTTTTTCTAAAGAATATATTCTAGATAAGTCTCACTTTGCTGAAACATTTGACCAGTCAGTTGTTATTAGTCACAGCCCAAAACGATATGTAAAAGCTGCAGTATTTATAGTGGCAGGTTTTTTAATGACTCAAACTGATGTCACTCCTTACCTTGCATACTTCTTTATCGGCCTAGGAGCTGTTGAAGGGCTTCAAGTAAGGTTTAATCGTGCTTGGTGGTTAATGAGACAACTTATCAGTAAGTCTGCCAATAACCCTGTGACAATTACAATTAATGAGCAAGGCATTCATTCTAAGTCAGCTTATATTGATCATTTACTTAAGTGGACCGAAATATATCGTGGTCAAGAAACTGAGCAAGGTTTCTTATTAACCACTGAAAAACTTAAACATTATGTATCAAAGCGCTGTTTAAATGAGGCTGCAATAGAATTTATTAAATTAAAAGTGAACTAA
- a CDS encoding DUF3019 domain-containing protein, with protein MFLKEHRVYHLFGILILIFSAFFAKADTLIGQAQLSATPRLCLIDAGGNICEIDIELNWQVETEELVCITSNYQPLTRWCSDSTDEHSLQISVKTNKDIHFVLINKNNNNELADVILKITTTSERKVRRRYRNPWSLF; from the coding sequence TTGTTCCTTAAAGAACATAGGGTCTATCACCTTTTCGGTATATTAATACTGATTTTTAGTGCTTTCTTTGCCAAAGCTGATACGCTTATCGGGCAAGCACAGCTTTCGGCTACCCCTCGTTTATGTCTTATTGATGCAGGTGGCAACATATGTGAAATTGACATTGAGCTAAATTGGCAGGTCGAAACTGAGGAGTTGGTTTGTATTACATCAAATTACCAACCTTTGACTCGGTGGTGTAGTGATTCAACTGATGAACACTCATTGCAAATATCAGTAAAAACAAATAAAGACATTCATTTTGTCTTAATAAATAAAAATAATAATAATGAATTGGCGGACGTAATCCTAAAAATCACCACAACGTCTGAACGTAAAGTTCGCAGACGTTACCGTAACCCTTGGAGTTTATTTTAA